The genomic window ATAGAAATAGATATTTTGTTACACGAAAATAAATCAGTTGTTCATTAAACTCCGTTTTATCatgtaataatttttaaaaatgtatatcataaaaaattaaaaaaatatatttatcataaaaataaatccaTTTTAGATTGTTACCGTCGCGCACCCTGTAGTTGAGCTCTAAGTCATGTGCTGAATAGTTGATGCAGTCTCGAAGGCAAGGTGGCACTGATCACGGGTGGCGCCAGTGGCATCGGTGAGGCCACGGCCAAGATCTTCACCCGCCACGGCGCCCGTGTGATGATCGCCGATGTCCAGGACGACAAGGGCCGAGCCTTCTGTGAATCCCTCGGCTCCTCCGTTGCCTCCTATATCCATTGTGATATGACCGACGAGTCTCACGTCCGAGATGCCGTCGATGCCGCCGTCTCCCGCCATGGCAAGCTCGACATCATGTTCAACAACGCCGGCATCGCCGGCTCGCTGTGCATGCAGATACGCAAATCCGAGAAGGCAGACTTCGAAAGGGTGGTGGGGATTAATCTGGTGGGAAGCTACCTTGGGACGAAGCACGCCGCACGTGTGATGATCCCGGCGCGCCGGGGAAGCATCGTGATGACGGCAAGCGTGGCGTCGGTGGTGCCGGGGATGGCGTCAGCAGCGTACACGTGCTCGAAGCATGGGATGGTGGGGCTGATGAGAAGCGCGGCGTTGGAGCTCGGCCAGTTCGGGGTGCGGGTGAACTGCGTGTCGCCGTACGGGGTGGCAACGCCGATGACGACGGCGGGGTTCGGCATGGGAGTGGAGGAGCTGGAGGAGTTCTTTCATGAGCATGCAATCCTCAAGGGGGTGCGGCTGAAGGCGGAGGACGTGGCGGAGGCGGTGCTGTTTCTAGGTAGCGAGGAGGCCAAGTACGTGAGTGGAGTCAACCTATTGGTTGACGGAGGATTAACGATTACTAATCCCTCGCATGGTTTGTTTAGGTATTCGGATGTGTGAGGAAACTGTTTCCTCATAGTTTGGGTTTGTTGAGTAATAAGATTGTCCAGTTTGACAATTCGAACATTAATGATGTCAAATCGCTAAACCCAGGGTCTGATTTTGTATAATTATTTATGGTTGGGCCATCAATTTGGATCCATTTAAGGTGTTTGTACACGCCTGGTCCATACGCAGCCTACCAATACCAAATGGCCAGCATAAGCTTGGATTTGTGCTGCCTTTTATAATTTGTTTCAAGTGCAGATTATTTCTGCTACATGGCAGTGCTTTATATTCCATCATGATTTACATAGCATGGAGGGAAAAAGATCTGAAATCATGCAAGAATTGCGAAATCTATAAATCATGTATCATACTATGAACAGGAGTGCAActcaaattccaaaaaaaaaaaaaagatataaattcTTTGGCCAATTAAAATCCATCATTTATCCAATCCGGACTGTTCATATGTTAGATTTGATTTATAATTTGTATATTACAATTGAGGGACATACTATGATAGAAATGGATATTGGATTAAACATTTAGTTAGATGAAGTATTTTAGAATAACTTTTCATCGGTAATATATGATGGTTGCACGATAGGAGAGTAATCAAGTCCTAACAAGTGTCCAGGAACTGCCTGAACCAGTCGTACTACTTGAGTGCTTtacctaaataattttaaaaaaattatttataaaaataatataatttttaatttatttatcaaactaatacaAATTCtataaaacgccattcaaaatgacgttttatagTGTCCACGTCACcacttttttttcatcttttttttacgTCGACgacgaaaataaataaataaataaataaactcaccatttcaaatgacgtttttgaaaacgtcattcgaaatgatatttttaaaaatatcattttgacgaatttaattattaattttttaaaaaataaaaaaaataaaaaattataattttaaatttttaaaaaataaaaattttaattttaatttaaataaaaattataatttcaaattagtatccccatttcaaaatatctttttttttaaaatctgaaaaaaaataagcataaaaaaataaaaaataccataaaaaaattaaaaaaaataagaattataattttaaatttaaaaaaataaaaattttaattttaattcaaataaaaatcatcatttcaaattacaatatccttttcaaattaatttttttaaaaaataccataaaagaagaaaatatgagaaaaatataaaaattataattttaaatttaaaaatataaaaattttaattttaatttaaataaaaaatatcatttcaaattactttctatatttcaaattaattttttaaaaaaatatcccaaaaaaatatcttaaaaaattaaaaaaataaaaaataccataaaaaaagaaaaaatgagaaagaaatgagaaaaaataaaaattataattttaaatttaaaaaaataaaaattttaattttaattaaaataaaaaatatcatttcaaattacttttcccatttcaaattaattttttaaaaaaatatctcaaaaaaataaattaaaaaattaaaaaaaaataaaaaataatataaaaagaaaaaaatgagaaaaaatgggaaaaaataaaaattataattttaaatttaaaaaataaaaagcatcatttcaaattaatttcttcatttaaaattaatttttttaaaaaaatattccaaacaaaggaaaaaaatacctaaaaaaa from Elaeis guineensis isolate ETL-2024a chromosome 9, EG11, whole genome shotgun sequence includes these protein-coding regions:
- the LOC140851511 gene encoding momilactone A synthase-like, whose translation is MLLVMSGIIFGTVSLEGKVALITGGASGIGEATAKIFTRHGARVMIADVQDDKGRAFCESLGSSVASYIHCDMTDESHVRDAVDAAVSRHGKLDIMFNNAGIAGSLCMQIRKSEKADFERVVGINLVGSYLGTKHAARVMIPARRGSIVMTASVASVVPGMASAAYTCSKHGMVGLMRSAALELGQFGVRVNCVSPYGVATPMTTAGFGMGVEELEEFFHEHAILKGVRLKAEDVAEAVLFLGSEEAKYVSGVNLLVDGGLTITNPSHGLFRYSDV